A window from Armatimonas rosea encodes these proteins:
- a CDS encoding rhomboid family intramembrane serine protease translates to MYNQQSRPQLPRLSSRDTPLTIILIGASALTFLLDFFLRGDWLIRGLALTAESLHFPWTVVTWPLLGTGLLGTIFTGLWVWTLGGSMERAWGTERLLKFFLATTLVTSLTVLPVLLLLGTRGAVFAGLSIGFSPVALAWCWINRRETILFNFIFPIPALWIAALTAAFVFFGTASALGNPFAGFAGLSGCAAAWWWVRGGQEWAEKRFGKHKNTPNLRFADLDKDIRGARPTNNPFKKAREERERQERDKKIAEMFRNSGYKDEQE, encoded by the coding sequence ATGTACAATCAGCAGTCTCGGCCCCAGCTTCCGCGCCTCAGCTCACGCGACACCCCCCTCACGATCATCCTCATCGGAGCCAGTGCCCTCACTTTTCTGCTGGACTTCTTTCTGCGCGGCGACTGGCTGATTCGTGGCCTCGCCCTGACTGCCGAGAGCCTCCACTTTCCCTGGACCGTGGTGACGTGGCCGCTGCTGGGAACGGGGCTCTTGGGGACGATCTTCACGGGGCTGTGGGTCTGGACCCTGGGCGGAAGCATGGAGCGCGCCTGGGGCACCGAGCGCCTGCTCAAGTTCTTCCTCGCCACGACCCTGGTGACCAGCCTGACGGTACTGCCGGTGCTCCTCCTGCTGGGCACGCGGGGGGCTGTCTTTGCCGGACTCAGTATCGGCTTCTCCCCAGTGGCGCTGGCCTGGTGCTGGATCAACCGGCGGGAGACGATTCTCTTTAACTTTATCTTTCCCATCCCGGCGCTCTGGATCGCGGCCCTGACCGCGGCCTTTGTGTTCTTTGGGACAGCATCGGCGCTGGGCAATCCCTTTGCCGGCTTCGCGGGCCTGAGCGGGTGCGCGGCAGCGTGGTGGTGGGTGCGCGGCGGGCAGGAGTGGGCGGAGAAGCGCTTTGGCAAGCACAAAAATACCCCGAACCTGCGCTTTGCGGACCTAGACAAGGACATCCGTGGGGCCCGCCCTACCAACAACCCGTTTAAGAAGGCACGTGAGGAGCGCGAGCGCCAGGAGAGGGATAAGAAAATCGCCGAGATGTTCCGAAACTCAGGCTACAAGGATGAGCAAGAATGA
- a CDS encoding phosphatase PAP2 family protein has protein sequence MSLARRLAAAAGATAAAFLGRKAARKLLPLVEVAITPVALGAAVSAGAVALFFNIADDIRGQDGVWRFDHDGLNLAESLRTPERTALMRTVSDLARPDIMSALGAASMIIAWRSKKWRNEAVLMAVVLSGGGAIIGTIKYRVGRQRPNLVEALAVEETFSFPSGHSFIALCFYGTLAYWWMKGKPLKQRLWIATLATKFIALIGASRVYLGVHYPSDVLAGYAAAVPWLTACLTAYEKYERQVALLESRD, from the coding sequence ATGAGTCTGGCTAGGCGGCTTGCCGCAGCGGCCGGGGCGACTGCGGCAGCGTTTCTCGGAAGAAAAGCCGCACGTAAGCTCCTGCCCCTGGTCGAGGTCGCGATCACGCCCGTGGCGCTGGGGGCGGCGGTCTCGGCGGGGGCGGTGGCCCTGTTCTTTAATATCGCCGACGATATCCGGGGGCAGGATGGGGTCTGGCGCTTCGACCACGATGGTCTCAACCTAGCGGAGTCCCTGCGCACCCCCGAACGAACGGCGCTGATGCGGACGGTATCGGATCTTGCGCGCCCGGATATTATGTCTGCCCTCGGGGCCGCGAGCATGATTATCGCCTGGCGGAGCAAGAAGTGGCGCAACGAGGCGGTCTTGATGGCGGTGGTGCTCTCGGGCGGCGGTGCGATTATCGGGACGATCAAGTACCGGGTCGGGCGGCAGCGTCCCAACCTGGTCGAGGCGCTCGCGGTCGAGGAGACCTTCTCGTTTCCGTCGGGCCACTCGTTTATCGCGCTGTGCTTCTACGGAACCCTGGCCTACTGGTGGATGAAGGGCAAGCCTCTCAAGCAGCGGCTCTGGATCGCGACCCTGGCGACCAAGTTTATCGCCCTGATCGGAGCGAGCCGTGTCTACCTGGGAGTCCACTACCCCAGCGATGTCCTGGCAGGCTACGCCGCGGCGGTTCCCTGGCTCACGGCGTGCCTCACCGCCTACGAAAAGTACGAGCGACAGGTCGCTCTGCTGGAGTCTCGGGACTAG
- a CDS encoding RbsD/FucU family protein, translating to MLSTRLLHPEILRALAMAGHRAKVLITDGNYPHSTKSNPAATRVFLNLAPGTVKVTEVLAALTSVIPIESAEVMQSEDGTEPPIWSGFCALLPELALTERPLPAFYTAALAPDVALLIATGEQQPYANLLLTIGVLWPEDSAHDKAAIVK from the coding sequence ATGCTCAGCACACGCCTCCTCCACCCCGAGATCCTCCGTGCCCTGGCGATGGCGGGCCACCGTGCGAAGGTGCTCATCACCGACGGTAACTACCCGCACAGCACGAAGTCCAACCCCGCCGCGACGCGGGTCTTTCTGAACCTCGCACCGGGAACGGTAAAGGTCACCGAGGTGCTCGCGGCCCTTACGAGTGTCATCCCCATTGAGAGTGCCGAGGTGATGCAGTCCGAAGATGGCACCGAGCCCCCGATCTGGTCGGGGTTTTGCGCCCTGCTCCCCGAGCTCGCCCTCACCGAGCGCCCCCTCCCCGCGTTCTATACCGCCGCCCTCGCCCCCGATGTCGCACTCCTGATCGCGACCGGCGAGCAGCAGCCCTACGCCAATCTCCTCCTCACCATCGGTGTCCTCTGGCCCGAGGACTCGGCCCACGACAAAGCCGCAATTGTAAAATAG
- a CDS encoding ferritin-like domain-containing protein yields the protein MQDWLDYFQARRATRPHFSFTPPALSRMTEQALVHSLRRFELGESGDGNRLKAHAAALGEPAYEQAIALFIQEEQDHARWLGELLATLNVSPLTWHWSDALFVWLRRRMGLKTELCVLLVAEMIAKRYYAALRAGIPDEECQRLFAQICLDEEGHLAFHTAYLTEAFRPWSAPACLMIWLLWWGFYRAACLAVLLDHRAILKATGVSPARFWSDTGRIFAGISGQIFGGEGVAVCTGTPHLPEPQSI from the coding sequence ATGCAAGACTGGCTCGACTACTTCCAGGCACGACGTGCGACCCGCCCCCACTTTTCGTTTACGCCACCGGCGCTCTCTCGCATGACCGAGCAGGCGCTCGTGCACTCGCTGCGCCGCTTTGAGCTTGGGGAGTCCGGTGATGGCAACCGCCTCAAGGCGCATGCCGCCGCCCTTGGGGAGCCCGCCTATGAACAAGCGATCGCTCTCTTTATCCAGGAGGAGCAAGACCACGCACGGTGGCTTGGAGAGCTACTCGCGACCCTCAATGTCTCCCCGCTAACCTGGCACTGGAGCGATGCCCTCTTTGTTTGGTTGCGGCGGCGGATGGGGCTCAAGACGGAGCTCTGTGTGTTACTGGTAGCGGAGATGATCGCCAAGCGCTACTACGCCGCCCTCCGCGCTGGGATCCCCGACGAAGAGTGCCAGCGGCTCTTCGCGCAGATCTGTCTCGATGAGGAGGGGCATCTCGCGTTTCATACAGCCTACCTCACCGAGGCCTTTCGGCCATGGTCAGCCCCCGCGTGCCTCATGATCTGGCTCCTGTGGTGGGGCTTCTACCGGGCCGCCTGCCTTGCGGTCCTGCTCGACCACCGCGCCATCTTAAAAGCGACCGGTGTCTCTCCCGCGCGGTTCTGGAGCGATACGGGGCGCATCTTTGCCGGAATCTCGGGGCAGATCTTCGGGGGTGAGGGAGTGGCCGTCTGCACGGGCACTCCCCACCTACCGGAGCCTCAGTCGATATAG
- a CDS encoding DUF1553 domain-containing protein → MQRLAGILAALGLAATALLPALSQDKAKPAPASPEVVQLFETQVRPTFVASCLGCHSKDNALGGLRLDAPVTPAMAAEIVKRVKGEGGKPRMPQGNAVLAPEKISAIEGWAKAGAPWPELKGMVGGKLWSLEPLKKPTPPAVVLKAWPRNSIDNFVLARLEGAKQKPTAYADRRTLLRRASYELTGLPPSADEIATFVADKAPDAWGQAVDRLLASPRYGERMARFWMDIARYSDTKGYVFTDDRNYYHAYTYRDWLIQSFNEDLPYDQFLQYQLAADRLVQGDDRHHLAALGYLTLGRRFINNLHDIIDDRIDVTMRGMQAMTVACARCHDHKFDPIPAKDYYGLYAIFASSDEYEPAISPKAVREPYEQHDGKFQAAKNEREATLRSEVKRLRETVKAGTATPELQKTLQGFRENELPNDAQRTALLPSFDPAKRDRLAELDKTMETLKGSYPPKPEFAHALREGNPRPGVVFKRGNPGSPGDPAPRHFLTCVAGDNQPEFPTGGRLELAKAITDKNNPLTARVIANRIWLLHFGTGIVRTPSDFGRQGEKPTHPELLDWLASSLMEEGWSLKKLHKKILLSATWMQSSDATEAAFLKDPENRLYGRQNRRRLEMEQLRDSLLLAAGTLDMSKVGGKSEELWTGSYTKRRAVYGFIERQNLPGIFKTLDFATPDQSSPQRFKTIVPQQALFLMNSPLAADQARALASAVTGKDETEKVVVLYKRLLGRTPTKAELDLALSYLIAPDKAALKADSQSGGAWRYGWGLVDDAQGRTAAFHEFKAFIDGQWRVGTKLPDPVDGWVFLSREGGHPGDPKHQVIRRWVSPLEGTVNVSGTLNHPGAVGDGVRGRIVHSRNGVLGEWIAQKSQAETKLTAVEVKRGDTLDFVVDCRTNENTDGFAWAPAVTLTGAKRQAWRAERDFGGPPPAPPVPLSKWERYAQALLMTNEFLYID, encoded by the coding sequence ATGCAACGACTTGCCGGAATTCTTGCCGCACTGGGGCTGGCTGCGACCGCGCTCCTGCCCGCACTCTCCCAGGACAAGGCCAAACCCGCCCCCGCCAGCCCTGAGGTCGTCCAGCTCTTTGAGACCCAGGTCCGCCCGACTTTTGTGGCGTCGTGCCTCGGTTGTCATAGCAAGGACAACGCGCTCGGCGGCCTGCGGCTCGATGCTCCCGTCACGCCCGCTATGGCCGCGGAGATCGTCAAACGTGTCAAGGGCGAGGGGGGGAAGCCGCGCATGCCGCAGGGCAACGCGGTGCTCGCACCGGAGAAGATCTCGGCGATCGAGGGCTGGGCCAAGGCCGGCGCACCCTGGCCGGAGCTCAAGGGAATGGTAGGCGGAAAGCTCTGGTCGCTGGAGCCACTCAAGAAGCCTACGCCACCGGCAGTCGTACTTAAGGCCTGGCCGCGAAACAGCATCGATAACTTCGTCCTTGCGCGGCTGGAAGGGGCGAAGCAGAAACCCACTGCCTACGCCGACCGACGAACCCTCTTGCGCCGGGCGAGCTACGAGCTCACGGGCCTGCCGCCCAGCGCCGATGAGATCGCCACTTTCGTGGCCGATAAGGCACCCGATGCTTGGGGGCAGGCAGTAGACCGACTCCTGGCATCGCCCCGCTACGGGGAGCGGATGGCGCGCTTCTGGATGGATATCGCCCGGTACTCCGATACCAAGGGCTATGTCTTCACCGACGACCGCAACTACTACCATGCCTACACCTACCGTGACTGGCTGATCCAGTCGTTCAACGAGGACCTGCCCTACGATCAGTTCTTGCAGTACCAGCTCGCGGCGGACCGGTTGGTGCAGGGCGACGACCGGCATCATCTGGCGGCACTGGGGTATCTGACCCTTGGGCGGCGCTTTATCAATAACCTCCACGACATCATCGACGACCGGATTGATGTGACGATGCGTGGGATGCAGGCCATGACGGTCGCCTGTGCGCGCTGCCACGACCATAAGTTCGATCCCATCCCCGCCAAGGACTACTACGGGCTCTACGCGATCTTTGCCTCTAGCGACGAGTACGAGCCAGCGATCTCCCCCAAGGCGGTCCGCGAACCGTACGAGCAGCACGATGGAAAGTTCCAAGCGGCCAAGAACGAGCGAGAGGCGACCCTTCGTAGCGAGGTCAAGCGCCTGCGGGAGACCGTGAAGGCAGGGACCGCGACACCGGAGCTACAGAAAACTCTCCAGGGCTTCCGGGAGAATGAGCTCCCCAACGACGCGCAGCGCACGGCTCTCTTACCGTCGTTCGATCCCGCCAAGAGAGACCGGCTGGCGGAGCTTGACAAGACCATGGAGACGCTCAAGGGGAGCTATCCCCCCAAGCCTGAGTTTGCCCATGCCCTGCGTGAGGGAAACCCGCGGCCGGGCGTGGTCTTCAAGCGAGGAAATCCTGGCAGTCCCGGCGATCCCGCCCCACGCCACTTCCTGACTTGTGTCGCGGGGGACAACCAGCCCGAGTTCCCCACGGGGGGGAGGCTGGAGCTCGCCAAAGCGATCACGGACAAGAACAACCCCCTCACTGCCCGTGTGATCGCAAACCGTATCTGGCTCCTGCACTTTGGCACCGGGATCGTACGGACGCCGTCGGACTTTGGACGTCAAGGGGAGAAACCCACCCACCCGGAGCTGCTGGACTGGCTAGCGTCTAGCCTGATGGAAGAGGGCTGGAGCCTCAAGAAGCTCCATAAGAAGATCCTGCTCTCGGCGACTTGGATGCAGAGCAGCGATGCCACCGAGGCCGCGTTTCTCAAAGACCCAGAGAACCGGCTCTACGGGCGACAGAACCGGCGGCGCTTGGAGATGGAGCAGCTGCGCGATAGCCTGCTCTTGGCGGCAGGGACGCTGGACATGAGTAAGGTGGGCGGCAAGAGTGAGGAGCTCTGGACGGGAAGCTACACCAAGCGCCGTGCGGTCTACGGCTTTATCGAGCGCCAGAACCTCCCCGGAATCTTCAAGACCCTGGACTTTGCCACGCCCGATCAGAGCAGCCCCCAGCGCTTCAAGACCATCGTGCCCCAGCAAGCGCTCTTCCTGATGAACTCGCCGCTCGCCGCCGATCAGGCACGCGCCTTGGCAAGCGCGGTGACGGGCAAGGACGAGACCGAGAAGGTGGTGGTTCTCTACAAGCGGCTCCTGGGCCGGACTCCCACCAAGGCGGAGCTGGATCTGGCGCTTTCGTATCTCATCGCCCCCGACAAGGCCGCGCTCAAGGCGGACTCGCAGAGTGGTGGAGCATGGCGCTACGGCTGGGGGCTGGTCGATGATGCCCAAGGACGGACCGCGGCGTTTCATGAGTTCAAGGCCTTTATCGACGGCCAGTGGCGAGTGGGGACAAAGCTCCCGGACCCTGTCGATGGCTGGGTGTTCCTGAGCCGCGAGGGCGGACACCCCGGCGACCCGAAGCACCAGGTGATCCGCCGCTGGGTGAGCCCGCTCGAGGGCACGGTGAATGTGAGTGGGACCCTCAACCACCCTGGAGCCGTGGGTGATGGGGTGCGGGGGCGGATTGTGCACTCGCGCAACGGCGTGCTGGGGGAGTGGATCGCCCAGAAGAGCCAGGCGGAGACAAAGCTCACCGCGGTCGAGGTCAAGCGGGGCGACACGCTCGATTTTGTGGTGGACTGCCGCACCAACGAGAACACCGACGGGTTTGCCTGGGCACCTGCGGTCACCCTCACGGGGGCCAAGCGCCAGGCCTGGCGCGCCGAACGCGACTTTGGCGGGCCGCCTCCCGCTCCCCCGGTGCCTCTGAGCAAGTGGGAGCGCTATGCCCAAGCGCTCCTGATGACCAACGAGTTCCTCTATATCGACTGA